The genomic window AAGGTTGACAAgaaacgcaggcgagccACATGAGAGGCATTCCACGTCTTGTCCTCGAACAATGATGTCAAGAAGATAACAGCATCCTCGACAACACGAACGCTGGCGAGGACGATTGTCATACCTACAAGGACGCAGGCTCCGCTTAAGCGTCTGGAAATATACTGAAGATAATGTAGTGTTCCCTTCATTGTGCCGAAGGGAAAAACCAAGCAAAAAAGCTGTTCTTCCTCGAAGCGCCCCCCCAAGAGCCAACCTGACAGAGCTAGCCTAGTCTTTTTTACCTAACACCACGACTAACTAAAGGTGGATGGTCGGCCAGCGCTGAACGAACACGTTGAAATTGCTCTCTATCGGGCTGCGGTAGTCTACCCACGGGGCGCCACCATCTAGCCAGTGGCAGGTGATTGCCCGCCGCAAAAGTTCGATCTGAGGGTGGAAGCGTCGTGGCGGTgttcgccgcgggcgtcctAATGCCCGCGGGAGACGTACCTTTTTTGAGGTCGTCGATTTAGGTGTGTCCACGTGTTTAGCACCTTCAGCGAGCCAAGTCAGGTGGCTGCTCTGTCCGAGTGATCGGGGAGCTACATAAAGTCCACGTGCCATCTGACGCCATGAGATGGTGAACGCCCCCTGCTAAGCTGTTGAGGACTGGCAAGGAGTATTGAGCGCAACTGAGTTAAATCTCCTCCCCGTGCTCATGTCAGCAGACGCTCACCCACGGTCGACAGCGAAAATATCCCTAACGGACAAAGAAGACGGAAGACGTCCGAGCCATCCAGCTAGGCCATCGCATGGTCGAAGGGCCGCACACTTGTAACAACTTTCCTGGCAGCTGTTCTAGAAGCGATAACACGCCGGGAGCTCGACCTCCGTAGCGTAGGTCTGCTGTGGGAAGGCGGACACCATGGAGTGCTGCTTCACATCGGATCTTTGGTcagtcgccggcggctctctcgccctcAGATTATCAGACACGGAAACATGAAGCCGTAGCTCAGTCAACCGGAACCCTGCGCTCCTAGGAGCCCAGGTGTGGCGTTAAAGCAAGCCTCAGCACTCGAAAGTGGCCTGCCGCCCGGAGCAGTCGGTCTGTAGTGACTTGCGAAGGACATTGAGATATATTTGAGAGCCGTCGTGCACTGCTGATGTCGCGACTACGCATGTTCCATTGCGGTGGGTTTTTCCGAAGTGCCCAGCAGATCAGTCGTTGTCAGTTACTTCTCGTATATTCCACATCAGCCCCTACTGCTTGGCATATTGCTAGACCTGCCACACGATGCTCGGAATCTCTGAAGCGAACCACTCAGACCAGTGCATGGCGTGCTGGTGGCATCCGAAATCCGCGTCTGTTAGAGACTTCACGGGGGTGTCTCAGATTATCTTGGATCGTGGCGGCTCCAGTCTGTCCCGCAAGTTTCCAGAACTGAGTTCTGAGGGTGGCGACGAGATGCTCCAACCTACGCCTGAACAGCCTTCGTGTCGAATCAAGCGCCAACAGCGCTGGCATGCGCAAAGGAATTCGAACTACAAGTAATTCAACGCTGTGAACGTTTTAATGGAAGGCTTAGGATCCGATGCCTCTGCCGCAGCATTGGCCTGATCAGCACGAAAGACGACTGTGTGCCCACGTGTCCTGCCCCGTCACATGTGACTGAAGCCACGGCTCCCAACccagcgcccgccggcaCCACGAGCTGGCATGTGGAAGACCCGTGTCCGGAGCTCCACGGAAATTTGATAACGGCGCCCTACTGGTGTTATCTCTTACATGAGCTTCAGTTTCGGTGGCAGATCCCCCCCTGCAAGCTAGTGAGCCAGAGGGCGAGTGATTCGGCGAAGAATAGTCTGCGTAAATATTCCCAAGTCACCACCAGACTCGGCACTGTACCAGAATACTGGTCCTCCTTGCCCCGCTCACCTCTTCCGCGGTATTTGCAGTGTGTTTTCCGTATTATCTTACTTTAGAGAATGCCGGTTGCATCTGTAACGGCCGGCTCGACGTcttgccccccccccgccctcccccccccaccccccccgaGCTGAGCCGCAGCGTGGTCGTCGAATGCGTTACCCAGCGTTGGCAaagccgccgaggcagacgctAGTACGCGCTGGACGGTGAGATGAAGTGCCGTTTCTGCAGGCGACTACGGATGGTAGACGCCGCCTGTGCTGTTCATATGATCCACCACAAAACTCGCGAGGGGGTCGGGTAACAACGCGGGttggcgcgacgccgcatAGAGTGGTTAGGGTCCCGCAGAGATTCGCTGGgggcacgcgcagcagggaATCCTGCCTGTTGACAGAGGCCGCACACCCGTCTGTTGCTTGAATGCTGAGGCGTGTTGCCTCTACCAACATGACCTCGCGCAGTGAGCGCACAACAAGTCCCacccgcgcggcctgccgtGGTCGGGCGCCTCTCCGGATCGCTTTTGTGCATGTGTCAGTTTCGGCCTGGGTGGATTTTCCCACTATTGTTTCCTTGTCCGCACAGTTTGCTGCGGAAACCGACCCTCTGCCCGTTTCTTAGCAGCTTGTCAGTCAAGAACGTTGTGGTCCGACTTCTCGCTTTCCGCCGTTTTGCCTCTTTGCCGTTCAATCTTGAGTTTTGTAAACGTATAACAACTCGGTATCGGCCTTTTCTCGAGCCCGGACGGAAACCTTCACTTCCATAAAGTGCTTTCCGCCTCGTGCCGTGTGACTTTCCAGTTCCGATGAAGCTGGTGGAGTAACTTATCCAGTGGGCCTCGAATATCTGTCGGCTACTTGGGTTCGGGCGGACCTAGGAGCATTCCCCACACTGGCTCTTAGCGACATCACAGTAGTCTACTCCTGCGTTCGACCCGGCCGTTCAAAAACTCACGGCTTTGCTTTTTTTTGCTCCCACCTGACAAATTTCAGCATTTGCGGAAGAGGACGTGTAGCAAGCCTGTGGGCCATTCGTCGCGGGTTATCCGGAGCTTTGTTGTCTGCTGAACCGAGCCGTTCGCCTTTTTGTATGATCTCCTTTGGCTCCTCTCGGGAGCTCTTTTTGTTTTCGGTGGAAGTTTCCGTCGTCGTAGAGCACTCCGGTGACCGTGTCGGTGAAACGAACGCTCAAAAATGGTGGCGGAGGCACCAGTTGCGCTGTCCTCGTCAcctgcagagaagaggactGTTGCCTTGAAGGCATGGAGGGCGTGGCGAAAGGACAATAAGGGCGCGTTGGAGGAGGTGCTGCAGAATCCGGCAGGCTATGCTCTCTACAAGGCTATGAAGGCCTCGGCTGGAGGCACCGTTGCGGAGACCTATCAGCAATGGCTGCAGCAGAACGAGCACTCGAAGCGTTGGTTTGCGTGGCGTCAAGCGTGCCCCGGTCAGCTGCGGGACGTCCTCGCTGATCCGGAGGGCTGGCATCTTTTTTCAACCATGAAACGCGAGAAAGGGCAGCATGTTCCCGAGACGTACGAGGAGTGGCGCGACTTGCCAGAACACAAGGTCGTGGCGAGTCGGCGTAAGTGGTCCTCCTGGCGTCGCGCGCACCCCGGGCCGTTGGTTGCGACGCTCGCCGATCCCGAGGGCTGGGCTCTGTACCGGCAGGTCAAAGTGTCGGACGGAAAAGAAGTCCCGGAGAAGTACGAAGAGTGGGCGGCGCACCCCACTGTCCGGAAGCAGGCAGCCATGGAGGCGTGGACGCAGTGGAGACACGAGCACCCTGGCCAACTCGCCAAGGTCCTCGCAGATCCCGACGGCTGGGCGTTGTACAAAGCCATGGTGGAGTGTGCGGACAAGCGCATCGAGGCGACTTACCAAGAGTGGATGGCGAAGCGCGATTCGGCGCCGACGTCCTGGGCCGTCTGGTCGCGAGCGCACCGCGGGCCGCTCAACGAAGTGTTGAAGGACCCGGTCGGCTGGGCGGCCTTCAAGGCCTTCAACGCCAAGAAGGGCATCACTCTGCCGCAGACTTACGAAGAGTGGGTTCAACTGCCTGAGCAGCAGAAGGGGATCGCCTCCTTCAGGTGGTCGTCCTGGCGCAAGGCGCACAAGGGGCCGTTGGCTGAGGTCCTCGCAGATCCAGAGGGCTGGACGCTGTACGTCGCGATGCTCGAGAAGGGCGGTCACGCCCGCCTCCCGGCTTCGTACGAGGAGTGGCTCGAGTCGTACCGCGCGGGCAAGAGCCCAGCGAGCAGCTCGGCGCAGTGGCGCCAGTGGCGCAAGGCTCACGAAGGTCCCCTCGAGGACGTCCTCAGGGATCCGGAGGGCTGGAAGCTGTACGCTGCGCACATGCAGCGTGGCGGACGTCGCGCGTTCCCGGCGGACTACGCGACCTGGGTCGCCAACCAGCGAGCCGAAGCCAAGTGGGCAGAgtggcgcgccgcccacacCGGCCCGCTGCACCGGGAGTTGGCGGATCCAGAGGGCTGGGAGCtcttccgcgtgcgcagctcgACGGGAGGCAACGCGGCTTTGCCGGCGACGTATGCGGAGTGGCTGAAGCTTCccgagcagcagccgctgctggctgCTGAGGTCTGGTCCACGTGGCGCCAGGCCCACCCGGGTCCGCTGGCTGAGGCGTTGCAGGCCGACCTGGCGACGGGCTGGGCGCTGTACCAAACCATGGTGCGCGCGACGGGTGTGGAGGTGCCCGAGGCTTTTGCGACCTGGCTGCAGGACTACGGCAAATATGTGAAGGCGACTTGGCAGTCGTGGCGCGACAAGCACCGCGGGCCGCTCCGACGCGTGCTGGCGGATCCGCTCGGCTGGGCGCTCTACAAGGCGATGGTGGAGagctccggcgcctcgctccagGCGACCTTCGAGGAGTGGGCGGACAGCAAGGGCCCATCGGGCAGCGGATGGATCAActggcgccggcagcacAAGGGCCCGCTGCACGAAGTTCTGCGAGACGTGGAGGGGTGGAATCTGTATCGGGAGAACCTTCTGCGAAAGAACGCCTCCGTCGTGCCGCAAACCTACGAGGACTTCCTGAAGCAACCCGAGCAGCAGAAAGCAGCTGCGACGTCCAAGTGGTCGGCCTGGCGCCGCATTCACAGAGGCCCCCTGGTGACGGTTCTGGCGGACAGCGAGGGCTGGGAGCTGTACGTGAACATGATGGAGAAGGCTGGTCATAAGATCAGCACATCTTACGCCGAGTGGCGCTCGTCCGCGCAGATCCacagagggcgcgccgctcgcgaatggcgagcgtggcggcggctgaACAAGGGCCCCCTTGCGACCGTCCTCGCGAATCCCGAAGGCTGGATGCTTTACAAAGCATGGACATCCGGCTCAAACAACCGGTTCTCCGCCGAGACGTACGAGGAGTGGTGCCTCCAGAAAGAGAAGGGACGCGAGTGGCGCGAGTGGCGAGCCAAGCACCCAGGCCAGCTGCGAACGGTtctcgcggacgccgagggcTGGGAGCTCTTTAAGAAGTACAATGAAGCTCGAAACCGTCCAGTGCCCGCCAGCTACAGTGAGTGGCTGGAGCaaccgcagcagcagcagcaaatGGATAAAGACGCGTGGCTCGCCTGGCGCGAAAACCAAGCGGGCAACCTCGCCGAGGTCCTCGCAGATCCGGAGGGATGGAAGCTGTTCCGCAAGATGAAGGAAGCAGCTAAGGAACCCATTCCGGCGTCCTACGCGGAGTGGCTCAAATCTGAGAACGCATCTGTCAATGGTGTCTACAAGGCGTAAGTCTCCGGTTTTTTTGAGTGAGCGGTGCGCCCCACGCAGACAAAAGGTTTGCGTTTTCGGAtttctgcagagacacgcgggaGCACGGTGTGTCGTGTGTGGCATGGACGACGCACGTAGCTGGAGTCCGGCGTTTTTGTTTTctgagaagagaagaagtgACCACGTGTTGAGAAGAACAAAAGAAACTGGACAACAGGGACGCAATTTGGTCGCGTGCTGCCCATGTCGCTGTGTGTCTTTCGCCCACGTGCCACATTCCTCATCGGACAGGTAGGCTTTTTCCCCGAAGAGCTCTGTGCGTgatctctcgctctcgcggatTAAGCCATCGTCACACTTCGTGAAAATCCAGTGTGAATTGCTGAGACTGGCTCTCCAGGACCCGCTGTAGAAGCGGAAATGTCGCTGCTCGCTCTTCCGGTTTAGGTAAAAATCACTGTTGTTTTTCACGGGGTGCCAAGCCAGGTTGTAGGTGAACGGGATGGAGTAAGGCGGGTGCGTCCGCCCGACACTCCCTTTGACTGTTCTTTTCGTTGTCGTTCGAAGTTTCGCAAACAATgttccgcctctgcaggcatCCAAATGCGCCTCTTTAAACAGCATGGCGGAGCCTAGCAGCTGTCTCCAGGCAAGCTGTGTTACGTGGAACCCGCTTGTGTCTTCGTTTGAACTTTCGAAGGGGTCCTGAACTTTCGGCAGGGGAGACGTCTCAGCGAACTGAGCGCACCCCCaacagctgctgcgccttttCTCACGCGGTTAAGAAAAAGTGGATTTCCCCGCCATATACATCTCGCTGATACGGGATGCGTTGCCCGCTGTCCAGAATTGCAGAGGAGAATCAAATTTGAGTCAGGAGAGACTACTAGCGAAAGTCAGTCGCGACCTGCATCTCATAtctcgcgcagcagacgctcaAAATTTCGAGACGTGCTGGCGCGTCGTAGGCCTGTTGCTCTCTTCTTAGGAGCGCATCCCGCAAACTACCCGTGCACAGATTAAGCAACATGTGGTGGCATCCGTAAGCATTTCCGTCAAGCCTAGGATGAACTCGACAGGTCAATCGTTCTAGTTTGCGTAAGCGATCTGTGACCGTTCGCAACGGATtcgaagcggcgcgcgcgagccgcacCGCAGTTCTCCTGGCGATCGCTACTCACTGGCGAATGCCTTGCTGTCTGCACCATAAGGATCAGGCAGAAGCGGAGTTATACGGAAATCGCCTttgggagggggagggggaagtCGTTAtgaagaagcagctgccgAAACTCGTGGCGTACGAAGTCAGATTTGTGGCAGTTTCGAAAATCGACGGGAAGTGGAGCTGGAAAACCCTATGCCTCTTCTGGGGCCTTTTTTTGCACACCGCCATGCATGCAGagtccgctgcggcgctctggATGCCTCGAAGAGGCTTGGTGTTGGACCCCCCGCCAGCGGCACATTTTTGCCTCGTGTGGAGCAACTCATTGATCTCTGGTACatgccgcagctgcttggTTACGGGAAGTACCTTTCCGTGTTCGATTTTGTGAAGACAGATCGGCCGAATTCTACGCATACTAATGCTGTGAGCTGCCTATTTCCTAAAAATCCGGCAACCGACcgggctgcgcgcctcctgccgaCATGTttcacacacacatgcgGCGCCGGCTTGAGAGGTCGAAGTATGCGCACACGGCTCTCCCATGCCCGTCAAAGCACATTTTTCGCAGCTCCAGCACAGCTCAGTTTGCTTTTCGCTTCCGTGAGCCTGTTTCTTGTAGCTATTGACACGAACTGACAGCCGCTGGTGAACCTGCACGGGACGGGGAGACTGCGCACGGGACGGGGAGACTGCCGCCCATTGCTCTAGTTTGGCTACGCCGATCTGGTCTGGGCCTGTGCAGCCTCTTTGAATGGACGGTCAACAGAAAGCAGTTTCTCGCCTTTCTAAAAAGCATTTTTCC from Besnoitia besnoiti strain Bb-Ger1 chromosome XIII, whole genome shotgun sequence includes these protein-coding regions:
- a CDS encoding hypothetical protein (encoded by transcript BESB_030170); translation: MVAEAPVALSSSPAEKRTVALKAWRAWRKDNKGALEEVLQNPAGYALYKAMKASAGGTVAETYQQWLQQNEHSKRWFAWRQACPGQLRDVLADPEGWHLFSTMKREKGQHVPETYEEWRDLPEHKVVASRRKWSSWRRAHPGPLVATLADPEGWALYRQVKVSDGKEVPEKYEEWAAHPTVRKQAAMEAWTQWRHEHPGQLAKVLADPDGWALYKAMVECADKRIEATYQEWMAKRDSAPTSWAVWSRAHRGPLNEVLKDPVGWAAFKAFNAKKGITLPQTYEEWVQLPEQQKGIASFRWSSWRKAHKGPLAEVLADPEGWTLYVAMLEKGGHARLPASYEEWLESYRAGKSPASSSAQWRQWRKAHEGPLEDVLRDPEGWKLYAAHMQRGGRRAFPADYATWVANQRAEAKWAEWRAAHTGPLHRELADPEGWELFRVRSSTGGNAALPATYAEWLKLPEQQPLLAAEVWSTWRQAHPGPLAEALQADLATGWALYQTMVRATGVEVPEAFATWLQDYGKYVKATWQSWRDKHRGPLRRVLADPLGWALYKAMVESSGASLQATFEEWADSKGPSGSGWINWRRQHKGPLHEVLRDVEGWNLYRENLLRKNASVVPQTYEDFLKQPEQQKAAATSKWSAWRRIHRGPLVTVLADSEGWELYVNMMEKAGHKISTSYAEWRSSAQIHRGRAAREWRAWRRLNKGPLATVLANPEGWMLYKAWTSGSNNRFSAETYEEWCLQKEKGREWREWRAKHPGQLRTVLADAEGWELFKKYNEARNRPVPASYSEWLEQPQQQQQMDKDAWLAWRENQAGNLAEVLADPEGWKLFRKMKEAAKEPIPASYAEWLKSENASVNGVYKA